The DNA window ATAACTAGAAGTTTTTGCAGTTACCATGACTCCACTATTTTGTGTCTCTTTATCCAAGCATTTAGGCCTAAAATGGTAGCCTTGGGAGTTGAAAGCGCAATATCTTTTGGCTGCATTAACTGGGCCCCGGGCGAGCAATCTAATATCCTTTTCAATGTTGTGGATGCCATTTTCCTTCTCCAATTTCTTTATCTGAATATTTAGAATTTGATTACAACTAAATGTAGTGATACGTGTATAGTATATGCAAAATATGGCACTTAGATGAGCTTGGAACCATTCGTGGAACTTATCATTTTGAATCCTCTCGACAACATCAGGGTTTAAATTGCGTCCATTAGTGATCTCATCAGCATGAGCCCTGCAAAGTAATTCATAAACAAAGGTAAAGTAGGGGAAAAGGGTAACTAAGACAATTTATAAGCATGAGATATTACCTAAGGTATGAATTCACATCAGAGCAATTGAACAAGACATATCTATGTGCCTGTACTTTTGCCACACCGCTCAGTACATAATTCCTAGGCTTTCCAAGTGGATTGCCAGAATGTGGAAATAATCTTGATCCATGTGCAATATCATGATGCCCAACCCACTCGTCGTTATCTTCGTTCTGCGAGGGCAAGTTATGTTTGGTCTCAAAACCGACAATATATCTTGAACAGAATGTCATGCACTCATCTGCCAAAAATGCTTCAGCGATAGATCCTTCGGGACGAGCTTTGTTACGGACATTTGACTTCAGCTTACCTATAT is part of the Triticum dicoccoides isolate Atlit2015 ecotype Zavitan unplaced genomic scaffold, WEW_v2.0 scaffold149592, whole genome shotgun sequence genome and encodes:
- the LOC119343987 gene encoding uncharacterized protein LOC119343987 isoform X2, which translates into the protein MTFCSRYIVGFETKHNLPSQNEDNDEWVGHHDIAHGSRLFPHSGNPLGKPRNYVLSGVAKVQAHRYVLFNCSDVNSYLRAHADEITNGRNLNPDVVERIQNDKFHEWFQAHLSAIFCIYYTRITTFSCNQILNIQIKKLEKENGIHNIEKDIRLLARGPVNAAKRYCAFNSQGYHFRPKCLDKETQNSGVMVTAKTSSYASAHDANPVLRDVTYYGRVIDIVELNYSGQFSVVLFKCEWVNVFSETGMKKDKRIKCSMWKMN
- the LOC119343987 gene encoding uncharacterized protein LOC119343987 isoform X1, which codes for MTFCSRYIVGFETKHNLPSQNEDNDEWVGHHDIAHGSRLFPHSGNPLGKPRNYVLSGVAKVQAHRYVLFNCSDVNSYLRAHADEITNGRNLNPDVVERIQNDKFHEWFQAHLSAIFCIYYTRITTFSCNQILNIQIKKLEKENGIHNIEKDIRLLARGPVNAAKRYCAFNSQGYHFRPKCLDKETQNSGVMVTAKTSSYASAHDANPVLRDVTYYGRVIDIVELNYSGQFSVVLFKCEWVNVFSETGMKKDKYGYTLVNFLHLIHKGEKIEHEPFIFPNQANQVFYVEDELNPGWSVVMKLPKPRDVYDLGNLEWEAQTENEPFHVSQLGESLKIKNNEEHWVRTDVEGTIVDANNASSNEE